From a single Alloactinosynnema sp. L-07 genomic region:
- a CDS encoding EF-hand domain-containing protein, with the protein MEISPFLERKLARRFQTFDIDGDGDIDRADFETSAIRLAREFGHGPDSPARRRLLELSLDLWGRLADAADADEDSAISVDEYKAAFAADLLVTEESFEAGYRPFLDAVMAVVDTNDGKLNVEEHIRWTGALMDLPEEDARTVHRRLDTDTDGLIGTEDLLRAIHGFYFDEDPEGSGGWLLGALP; encoded by the coding sequence ATGGAGATCTCGCCGTTCTTGGAGCGCAAGCTCGCCCGCCGCTTCCAGACCTTCGACATCGACGGCGACGGCGACATCGACCGCGCCGACTTCGAGACCTCCGCGATCCGCCTCGCCCGCGAGTTCGGGCACGGACCCGACTCCCCGGCGCGGCGGCGGCTGCTGGAGCTGAGCCTGGACCTGTGGGGCAGGCTCGCGGACGCGGCGGACGCCGATGAGGACAGCGCGATCTCCGTCGACGAGTACAAGGCCGCCTTCGCCGCGGACCTGCTGGTGACCGAGGAGTCGTTCGAGGCCGGGTACCGCCCGTTCCTGGACGCGGTCATGGCCGTCGTCGACACCAACGATGGCAAGCTCAACGTGGAGGAGCACATCCGCTGGACCGGCGCGCTGATGGACCTCCCCGAGGAGGACGCCCGCACGGTGCACCGCAGGCTCGACACCGACACCGACGGCCTCATCGGCACCGAGGACCTGCTGCGCGCCATCCACGGCTTCTATTTCGACGAGGACCCCGAAGGCTCGGGCGGCTGGCTGCTCGGCGCACTCCCTTAG
- a CDS encoding SpaA isopeptide-forming pilin-related protein, translating to MSLRRLVSLTAVAAVLLPFMSVGAAANVLPGSPPDVLMPNQTGGFQMDGNPQQTMYNPAPPPGSIDWTDVNTPPNPWAVDPIGGADTTVFDQGSKEGDSVDDWNDAGSAGAPQKGDFGNVYFDARLYDVAPGPTVDNRVLMYFGYERASNNGSLDMNVELNQLPNHVNPNGVSVPTRTVGDVRLALNNQGSQNLLISGDYNIWDGDEWGPDVPLGANIVGRLNDTAVPEPYTSAVAVAGQIPVQQFVEFGIDMTGAGIIPPTCPLDIYFGSMNLRSRASPSQQSELKDFLHAEIFTPSLCTRLRIEKQAAGGALVPGATFLITPNPDTGSGSMTATDGGVNDRTPTGTQAPADGVIDFPQAQPGSYTVTETVPPPGYVGDPAPQTKTCAAQGSCVFVFTNSLGSLVFHKRDDAGQPLGGATFTLTATGGAAAAPPWDLDTAPITIADCTAAPCPGRDTNAAPGEFTVVGLPTGTYSLAETVAPTGYDADPDTVPVTITGTTPFEVVAPFVDPREVGWVRVVKKLVDETGAPLTPADLAALDGATFVVYADANGSGTMDPGEQAHLWPNPPVDGTDIATCTVSGGLGYCDIGPLATGAYRITETVAPPFTTSAGDVNVTVTETTVVAPITVDFTNVATDINITLDKTGPTTANVGDVITYTFTVVTTGPRLHNVLLIDDTGVCQAAPLFQSGDDGDGFLESGESWVYSCAHEVTMADPDPLPNTATAAGVDDFGRDVSDSDDHNVDILYPDLTVLKTGNGPISSGETATFTITLTVGGDAGSIARSVTLDDQLPAGYAWEVAPGPDCSIVITTLHCDFRDLSEGSQVTVVVSAVTGLADCGTITNTATVAATNEPDTSDNSSTGTVVVDCPDVTVEKTTDTPTIAAGDTARFTVTVRNLGPGAATNVTLSDPLPAGVAWVENPDLPACSITANTLNCTFTTLAANASVSVTVEGIYSAAGCAALPNTATVSALNEPIGATGNNTATATINVNCPDVTVEKTTDTGTISAGDTARFTITVRNLGPGIAFDVGVTDPLPAGITWTVNPPTPGCAIADNTLTCALGAIAPNASVAITVEGVTDAADCGTLPNTATVSATNDSNPANNTATATITVNCPDVTVEKTTDTGTISAGDTARFTITVRNLGPGTASGITLTDPLPAGITWTINPATAGCAITNNTLTCDLGTLATNASVAITVEGITDATDCGTLTNTATVSATNETNTENNTATAVITVNCSDVTVEKTTDTGTISAGDTARFTITVRNLGPGTASGVTLTDPLPAGVTWAINPATQGCAIANSTLTCDLGTLATDASVTVTVEGGTDAADCGNLLNTATVSATNETNTSNNTATATITVNCADVTVEKTTDTSEILAGDLARFTITVRNVGPGTAYAVRLDDPLPAGITWAENPDVTECAIANNTLTCDWPSLAPQGTVTVTVEGTTPEAECGTLTNTATVSAGNETNTENNTATARITVTCLPNVIIEKVADDDTIDAGATAAFTITVKNIGAGPALNVVLTDELPDGIAWTADNDLCEIVEGVLTCEFGTMAPTAEQVVHLTGPTTAADCGVLANTASVALTRAEGGESSATITVVCSVDIGIDKSGPTTAKVGDTITYTFTVTNVGQTDLTKVTLTDPICTTGTLVWTNQADGDAVLKVGEVWTATCKHTITSTDPDPLPNTASVVGTAADGRTTPPRSDNHLVDLIQPAPTPVPAPRPPLATTGVNVLPLGLAALVLILLGGVIVLLTPKRR from the coding sequence ATGTCGCTGCGTCGGCTGGTCTCACTCACGGCGGTAGCCGCAGTTCTGCTGCCCTTCATGAGCGTCGGTGCCGCGGCCAACGTGCTGCCCGGGTCACCACCCGATGTGCTGATGCCCAACCAGACGGGTGGGTTCCAGATGGACGGGAACCCGCAGCAGACGATGTACAACCCGGCCCCGCCGCCGGGCAGCATCGACTGGACCGACGTCAACACCCCACCGAACCCCTGGGCCGTCGACCCGATCGGCGGCGCCGACACCACCGTCTTCGACCAGGGCTCGAAAGAGGGCGACTCGGTCGACGACTGGAACGACGCGGGTAGCGCCGGGGCGCCGCAGAAGGGCGACTTCGGCAACGTCTACTTCGACGCGCGACTCTACGACGTGGCCCCCGGCCCCACCGTGGACAACCGCGTCCTCATGTACTTCGGCTACGAGCGTGCGTCCAACAACGGCAGCCTCGACATGAACGTCGAGCTGAACCAGCTGCCCAACCACGTCAACCCCAACGGTGTCTCGGTCCCCACCCGCACCGTCGGCGACGTGCGGCTCGCCCTCAACAACCAGGGCAGCCAGAACCTGCTGATCAGCGGCGACTACAACATCTGGGACGGCGACGAGTGGGGCCCGGACGTCCCGTTGGGCGCCAACATCGTCGGTCGGCTCAACGACACCGCCGTCCCCGAGCCCTACACCAGCGCCGTCGCGGTGGCCGGGCAGATCCCGGTGCAGCAGTTCGTCGAGTTCGGCATCGACATGACAGGTGCGGGCATCATCCCGCCCACCTGCCCGCTCGACATCTACTTCGGCTCGATGAACCTGCGCTCGCGGGCGTCGCCCTCCCAGCAGTCCGAGCTCAAGGACTTCCTCCATGCCGAGATCTTCACCCCGTCGCTGTGCACCCGGCTGCGGATCGAGAAGCAGGCCGCGGGCGGCGCGCTGGTTCCCGGCGCGACGTTCCTGATCACCCCCAACCCCGACACCGGGTCGGGATCGATGACGGCCACCGACGGCGGCGTCAACGACCGGACCCCGACCGGTACCCAGGCCCCGGCCGACGGCGTGATCGACTTCCCGCAGGCCCAACCCGGCTCCTACACCGTCACCGAGACCGTTCCCCCACCCGGCTACGTCGGCGACCCGGCGCCGCAGACCAAGACCTGCGCGGCGCAGGGGTCGTGCGTGTTCGTGTTCACCAACAGCCTCGGCTCATTGGTCTTCCACAAGCGCGACGACGCGGGACAGCCGCTGGGCGGCGCGACGTTCACCCTGACCGCCACCGGCGGCGCGGCGGCGGCCCCGCCGTGGGACCTCGACACCGCGCCGATCACCATCGCCGACTGCACCGCCGCGCCCTGCCCTGGCCGCGACACCAACGCCGCGCCCGGTGAGTTCACCGTCGTCGGCCTGCCCACCGGCACGTACTCTCTGGCCGAGACGGTCGCGCCCACGGGCTACGACGCCGACCCGGACACGGTGCCGGTCACGATCACCGGCACCACCCCGTTCGAGGTCGTCGCCCCGTTCGTCGACCCGCGCGAGGTCGGCTGGGTGCGCGTGGTCAAGAAGCTGGTCGACGAGACCGGCGCCCCGCTGACCCCGGCCGACCTGGCCGCCCTCGACGGCGCCACCTTCGTCGTCTACGCCGACGCCAACGGCAGCGGGACGATGGACCCTGGCGAGCAGGCCCACCTGTGGCCCAACCCGCCCGTCGACGGCACCGACATCGCCACCTGCACGGTCAGCGGCGGCCTCGGCTACTGCGACATCGGCCCGCTGGCCACCGGCGCCTACCGGATCACCGAGACGGTGGCCCCGCCGTTCACCACCTCCGCGGGCGACGTGAACGTGACGGTCACCGAGACCACCGTCGTCGCCCCGATCACGGTCGACTTCACCAACGTGGCCACCGACATAAACATCACGCTCGACAAGACCGGCCCGACCACGGCCAACGTCGGCGACGTGATCACCTACACGTTCACCGTCGTCACCACCGGCCCCCGGCTGCACAACGTCCTGCTGATCGACGACACCGGCGTCTGCCAGGCCGCTCCGCTCTTCCAGTCCGGCGACGACGGCGACGGATTCCTCGAATCCGGCGAGTCGTGGGTCTACTCGTGTGCGCACGAGGTCACCATGGCCGACCCCGACCCGCTGCCGAACACCGCGACCGCCGCAGGCGTCGACGACTTCGGCCGCGACGTCAGCGACAGCGACGACCACAACGTCGACATCCTCTACCCGGACCTCACGGTGCTGAAGACCGGCAACGGCCCGATCTCGTCGGGCGAGACCGCCACCTTCACCATCACCCTCACCGTCGGCGGCGACGCCGGGTCCATCGCCCGATCGGTCACCCTCGACGACCAACTCCCCGCGGGCTACGCGTGGGAGGTCGCGCCGGGTCCCGACTGCTCGATCGTCATCACGACCCTGCACTGCGACTTCCGTGACCTGTCCGAGGGCAGCCAGGTCACCGTGGTGGTGTCGGCCGTGACCGGCCTGGCCGACTGCGGCACCATCACCAACACCGCCACCGTCGCGGCCACGAACGAGCCCGACACCAGCGACAACTCCTCGACCGGCACCGTTGTCGTCGACTGCCCCGACGTGACGGTAGAGAAGACCACCGACACCCCGACCATCGCCGCGGGCGACACCGCCCGCTTCACCGTGACGGTCCGCAACCTCGGGCCAGGCGCGGCGACCAACGTGACGCTGTCCGACCCGCTCCCGGCCGGGGTCGCGTGGGTGGAGAACCCGGACCTGCCCGCCTGCTCGATCACGGCCAACACCCTCAACTGCACCTTCACCACACTCGCCGCCAACGCGTCGGTGTCGGTGACGGTGGAAGGGATCTACTCGGCCGCCGGCTGCGCCGCGCTCCCGAACACCGCGACGGTATCCGCCCTCAACGAGCCCATCGGCGCGACCGGCAACAACACCGCCACGGCGACGATTAATGTCAACTGCCCGGATGTCACGGTCGAGAAGACCACCGACACAGGAACAATCAGCGCCGGAGACACCGCGCGCTTCACCATCACCGTTCGCAACCTCGGCCCAGGCATCGCCTTCGACGTCGGCGTGACCGACCCGCTGCCCGCGGGCATCACCTGGACTGTCAACCCGCCGACCCCCGGCTGCGCCATCGCCGACAACACCCTGACCTGTGCACTGGGCGCCATCGCACCGAACGCTTCGGTCGCAATCACCGTGGAGGGCGTCACCGACGCCGCCGACTGCGGCACCCTGCCGAACACCGCGACGGTCTCGGCCACCAACGACTCGAACCCCGCCAACAACACCGCGACGGCCACCATCACCGTCAACTGTCCGGACGTCACGGTCGAGAAGACCACCGACACGGGAACGATCAGCGCGGGCGACACCGCACGCTTCACCATCACCGTCCGAAACCTCGGACCCGGCACCGCATCCGGCATCACCCTGACCGACCCACTCCCCGCAGGAATCACCTGGACCATCAACCCGGCGACCGCTGGCTGCGCCATCACCAACAACACCCTCACCTGCGACCTCGGCACCCTCGCCACCAACGCATCAGTCGCCATCACAGTCGAAGGCATCACTGACGCCACGGACTGCGGCACCCTCACCAACACCGCCACGGTGTCCGCGACCAACGAAACCAACACCGAGAACAACACCGCAACCGCTGTCATCACGGTCAACTGCTCCGACGTCACCGTCGAGAAGACCACCGACACGGGAACAATCAGCGCGGGAGACACCGCACGCTTCACCATCACCGTCCGAAACCTCGGACCAGGCACCGCATCCGGCGTCACCTTGACCGACCCGCTGCCAGCGGGCGTCACCTGGGCCATCAACCCGGCGACCCAGGGCTGCGCCATCGCCAATAGCACCCTGACCTGCGATCTGGGCACCCTCGCCACCGACGCATCGGTCACCGTCACGGTCGAGGGCGGCACCGACGCGGCGGACTGCGGCAACCTGCTCAACACCGCCACCGTGTCAGCCACCAACGAGACCAACACCAGCAACAACACCGCCACAGCCACGATCACCGTGAACTGCGCGGACGTCACCGTCGAGAAGACCACCGACACGAGCGAGATCCTCGCGGGCGACCTGGCCCGGTTCACCATCACGGTCCGCAACGTCGGTCCAGGCACCGCCTACGCCGTCCGCCTCGACGACCCACTGCCCGCAGGCATCACCTGGGCGGAGAACCCGGACGTCACCGAGTGCGCCATCGCCAACAACACCCTCACCTGCGACTGGCCATCACTCGCTCCACAAGGGACAGTCACGGTCACCGTCGAGGGCACCACCCCCGAGGCCGAGTGCGGCACCCTGACCAACACCGCGACGGTGTCGGCGGGCAACGAGACCAACACCGAGAACAACACCGCGACGGCCAGGATCACCGTCACGTGCCTGCCCAACGTCATCATCGAGAAGGTCGCCGACGACGACACGATCGACGCCGGGGCGACCGCCGCCTTCACGATCACCGTGAAGAACATCGGCGCGGGACCGGCGCTGAACGTCGTCCTGACCGACGAACTGCCCGACGGCATCGCGTGGACGGCCGACAACGATCTGTGCGAGATCGTCGAAGGCGTGCTCACCTGCGAGTTCGGCACGATGGCGCCCACCGCCGAGCAGGTCGTGCACCTGACCGGCCCGACCACGGCCGCCGACTGCGGTGTCCTGGCGAACACCGCCTCCGTCGCGCTCACCCGGGCCGAGGGCGGCGAGTCCTCGGCGACGATCACCGTGGTGTGCTCGGTCGACATCGGGATCGACAAGTCCGGCCCGACGACGGCGAAGGTCGGCGACACGATCACCTACACCTTCACCGTGACCAACGTCGGCCAGACCGACCTCACCAAGGTCACCCTGACCGACCCGATCTGCACCACGGGCACCCTCGTGTGGACCAACCAGGCCGACGGTGACGCGGTACTGAAGGTCGGCGAGGTGTGGACGGCCACCTGCAAGCACACGATCACGTCGACCGACCCCGATCCGCTGCCCAACACCGCCTCGGTGGTCGGCACCGCCGCCGACGGCCGCACCACCCCGCCGCGGTCGGACAACCACCTGGTCGACCTGATCCAGCCCGCGCCGACACCGGTGCCCGCGCCCCGGCCGCCGCTGGCCACCACCGGCGTCAACGTGCTCCCGCTGGGCCTGGCCGCCTTGGTCCTGATCCTGCTGGGCGGCGTGATCGTCCTGCTCACCCCGAAACGCCGATAG
- a CDS encoding carbohydrate ABC transporter permease: protein MSAVAEAPPRRVAPQAPPPVKRDRKRWDLTVAGGIIALVFLAPYLVMLSGAFKSRPEILKVPPNYLPTQWHPENFVTMWNTPETPLPDNLWSTIVISLGGTALALIAAVPAAYFAARSNFKLKLPFLLLVLITQMLQPTVLASGLFREFVTLGLNDTYTSMILVNAAFNLSFAVWIMHSFFLSVPKEIEEAAWIDGCTRFDSLRRIMLPLVWPGIVTTIVFTFIACWNEFAASLILLPTDTNQPLTVALTKFVGQYDAAWQYVFAVSLIGILPVVILFALIEKRLVAGLTAGGVK, encoded by the coding sequence ATGAGCGCTGTCGCAGAAGCGCCGCCGCGGCGGGTGGCGCCGCAGGCTCCGCCGCCGGTCAAGCGGGACCGCAAGCGCTGGGATCTGACCGTGGCGGGCGGGATCATCGCGCTGGTCTTCCTGGCCCCCTACCTGGTGATGCTGTCCGGTGCGTTCAAGTCGCGCCCGGAGATCCTCAAGGTCCCACCGAACTACCTGCCCACCCAGTGGCACCCCGAGAACTTCGTGACCATGTGGAACACCCCGGAGACCCCGCTCCCGGACAACCTGTGGTCCACGATCGTGATCTCGCTGGGCGGCACCGCGCTGGCGCTGATCGCCGCCGTGCCCGCCGCCTACTTCGCCGCCCGGTCGAACTTCAAGCTCAAGCTGCCGTTCCTGCTGCTGGTGCTGATCACCCAGATGCTCCAGCCGACCGTGCTGGCCTCCGGCCTGTTCCGCGAGTTCGTCACCCTCGGACTCAACGACACCTATACGTCGATGATCCTGGTCAACGCCGCGTTCAACCTGTCCTTCGCGGTATGGATCATGCACAGCTTCTTCCTATCGGTCCCCAAGGAGATCGAGGAGGCGGCCTGGATCGACGGCTGCACCCGGTTCGACTCGCTGCGGCGGATCATGCTGCCGCTGGTGTGGCCGGGCATCGTGACCACGATCGTCTTCACGTTCATCGCCTGCTGGAACGAGTTCGCCGCCAGCCTCATCCTGCTGCCGACCGACACCAACCAGCCGCTGACCGTCGCGCTGACCAAGTTCGTCGGCCAGTACGACGCAGCATGGCAGTACGTCTTCGCCGTCTCGCTCATCGGCATCCTGCCGGTGGTCATCCTCTTCGCCCTCATCGAGAAGCGCCTCGTCGCCGGTCTCACCGCGGGCGGGGTGAAGTAG
- a CDS encoding carbohydrate ABC transporter permease has protein sequence MTQSAGLGTTMAPRPTRKRARRGEVGRESTLRALPWLAPALLLIGGVVVYPAGYMIYSSFRDISRFGTDQGWAGWDNYARIFDLGHLPRVFLNTTIWVIGVVLLSVVISLALAQFLNKQFPGRKAVRLAVIVPWAASVVMTSTIFVYGLDPFYGIINQFLVDIGLIDQPYGFLKNAVSGFLMSAAVAIFVSVPFTTFVILAGLQTVPGEVLEAASIDGATKPQTYWRVVFPMLRPALAVASLINVINVFNSLPILRTMTGAIPGYDADTTTTLTFKIIQSDRQIDTASALSVLNFLVVLVVIAVYMRVVRPMREV, from the coding sequence GTGACCCAATCCGCCGGGCTGGGGACCACCATGGCCCCGCGTCCGACCCGTAAACGCGCCAGGCGCGGTGAAGTCGGCCGGGAATCCACCTTGCGGGCACTGCCGTGGCTGGCTCCCGCGCTGCTGCTGATCGGCGGCGTGGTGGTCTACCCGGCGGGCTACATGATCTACTCCTCGTTCCGGGACATCTCCCGGTTCGGCACCGACCAGGGCTGGGCGGGCTGGGACAACTACGCCCGCATCTTCGACCTCGGGCACCTGCCCCGCGTCTTCCTCAACACCACGATCTGGGTCATCGGCGTCGTGCTGCTCAGCGTGGTCATCTCGTTGGCGCTGGCCCAGTTCCTCAACAAGCAGTTCCCCGGCCGCAAGGCCGTGCGGCTGGCCGTCATCGTGCCGTGGGCCGCGTCGGTCGTGATGACCTCGACGATCTTCGTCTACGGCCTGGACCCGTTCTACGGCATCATCAACCAGTTCCTGGTCGACATCGGCCTGATCGACCAGCCCTACGGCTTCCTGAAGAACGCCGTGTCCGGCTTCCTCATGTCGGCCGCGGTCGCGATCTTCGTATCGGTCCCGTTCACCACGTTCGTCATCCTCGCGGGCCTGCAGACCGTGCCCGGCGAGGTCCTGGAGGCCGCCTCGATCGACGGCGCCACCAAGCCACAGACCTACTGGCGCGTGGTGTTCCCGATGCTGCGCCCGGCGCTGGCGGTGGCCAGCCTGATCAACGTCATCAACGTGTTCAACTCGCTGCCCATCCTGCGCACCATGACCGGCGCGATCCCCGGCTACGACGCCGACACCACCACCACCCTCACGTTCAAGATCATCCAGTCGGACCGGCAGATCGACACGGCCAGCGCGCTCAGTGTCCTGAACTTCCTGGTCGTGCTCGTGGTGATCGCCGTCTACATGCGGGTCGTGCGCCCGATGCGGGAGGTCTAG
- a CDS encoding extracellular solute-binding protein: MRRFTQSAAIVTAAVLGLTACGSSSDSSGGSAGGTTEIEVMVPSYGDKTKPYWEDLAKAFEAKNSNIKVKLEVQSWDDIQKVVDTRIQGNKAPDILELDAAGPAYGKEGLLFKAEEIVSEATIKDIVPAFLDGGKIDGTNYGVPTVASTRALFYNKDLFTKAGIAAPPKTWDELLDSAKKISALGDGVSGYGMPLGSEEAQAEASIWAFGAGASWEKDGKMTINTPQAVEGLNFAKKMIDEKATQADPGATNRTPLLNVFIQGKIGMIEGLPPVVGQVKEKNPSLKWGIAASPSKDGKPFTLGVADYFVAFKKDGKKQDAVKKFLDFFYESTNYVKFNDNEGFIPATKSGGAAAAAKPELKAFVEALPGAQFYPSQNPAWAATKGGFQSLVGQIQTKSAEDVLKEIQAKADAG, encoded by the coding sequence TTGAGGCGTTTCACACAGAGTGCCGCGATCGTCACCGCGGCCGTGCTGGGCCTGACCGCGTGCGGCAGCTCCAGTGACAGCAGCGGCGGCAGCGCCGGAGGCACCACCGAGATCGAGGTGATGGTCCCCTCCTACGGCGACAAGACCAAGCCGTACTGGGAGGACCTGGCCAAGGCGTTCGAGGCCAAGAACTCCAACATCAAGGTCAAGCTCGAGGTGCAGAGCTGGGACGACATCCAGAAGGTCGTCGACACCCGGATCCAGGGCAACAAGGCACCCGACATCCTCGAACTCGACGCCGCGGGCCCCGCCTACGGCAAGGAAGGCCTGCTGTTCAAGGCCGAGGAGATCGTGTCCGAGGCCACCATCAAGGACATCGTCCCGGCGTTCCTCGATGGCGGCAAGATCGACGGCACCAACTACGGCGTGCCGACCGTGGCCTCGACCCGGGCCCTGTTCTACAACAAGGACCTCTTCACCAAGGCGGGCATCGCCGCCCCGCCGAAGACCTGGGACGAACTGCTCGACAGCGCCAAGAAGATCTCGGCGCTGGGTGACGGCGTCTCCGGCTACGGCATGCCGCTGGGCTCCGAGGAGGCGCAGGCCGAGGCGTCGATCTGGGCGTTCGGCGCGGGCGCGTCCTGGGAGAAGGACGGCAAGATGACCATCAACACGCCGCAGGCGGTCGAGGGTCTCAACTTCGCCAAGAAGATGATCGACGAGAAGGCCACCCAGGCCGACCCTGGCGCGACCAACCGCACCCCGCTGCTCAACGTGTTCATCCAGGGCAAGATCGGCATGATCGAGGGCCTGCCCCCGGTCGTCGGCCAGGTCAAGGAGAAGAACCCGTCGCTCAAATGGGGCATCGCGGCCAGCCCGTCCAAGGACGGCAAGCCGTTCACCCTCGGTGTCGCCGACTACTTCGTCGCCTTCAAGAAGGACGGCAAGAAGCAGGACGCGGTCAAGAAGTTCCTCGACTTCTTCTACGAGTCGACCAACTACGTCAAGTTCAACGACAACGAGGGCTTCATCCCCGCCACCAAGTCCGGTGGCGCCGCCGCCGCGGCCAAGCCGGAGCTGAAGGCGTTCGTCGAGGCACTGCCGGGTGCCCAGTTCTACCCGTCGCAGAACCCCGCCTGGGCCGCCACTAAGGGTGGCTTCCAGTCGCTCGTCGGCCAGATCCAGACCAAGTCGGCCGAGGATGTCCTCAAGGAGATCCAGGCCAAGGCTGACGCAGGCTGA
- a CDS encoding ROK family protein, whose amino-acid sequence MPTGMAATGPHVLRKINAAAVLAALRDADDQTARVSDLVLATGLSRPAVTRALSTLGEARVIESLPTTTAQVGRPAVRVRFRAELGHVAGVDVGMHRVQVTVTDLAGTVRAVRRETPPSDATGPRLVEMVRATLAATAADAGIDPAELWSVGIGTPGIVNHESGEVVLAPSMPGWSGVPLVAELRDWLGCPVLVDNDVNLAVVAERWRGEASDNLLFVYWGERIGSGIVIDGKPYRGASSAAGELGFIDLVTPIDTEPPNVGDGLGAFERLVAAGAILREAMSRCEAPLRDRLAGGDLAPLFEAAAAGSATAMAVVDTIAARFARGLATQILILDPERVIIGGGVSRAGDTLFDAVRTHLGRLLLVPVDLRASTLRENGVVLGAIRMALDAAEDRMSALL is encoded by the coding sequence GTGCCGACGGGTATGGCGGCCACTGGGCCACACGTGCTGCGCAAGATCAATGCGGCGGCGGTGCTCGCCGCGCTGCGCGATGCCGACGACCAGACCGCGCGCGTGTCCGATCTCGTGCTCGCGACCGGGTTGTCGCGTCCGGCGGTCACCCGCGCCCTGTCCACCCTGGGCGAGGCGCGGGTCATCGAGTCGCTGCCGACCACCACGGCGCAGGTCGGCAGGCCAGCCGTGCGGGTCCGGTTCCGGGCCGAGCTTGGGCACGTCGCAGGCGTGGACGTCGGCATGCACCGCGTCCAGGTGACAGTCACCGACCTGGCGGGCACGGTCCGCGCGGTGCGCCGGGAGACCCCGCCGTCGGACGCCACCGGGCCCAGGCTGGTCGAGATGGTCCGGGCGACCCTGGCGGCGACCGCGGCCGACGCCGGGATCGACCCGGCCGAGCTGTGGTCGGTCGGCATCGGCACGCCCGGCATCGTCAACCACGAGAGCGGCGAGGTGGTGCTCGCGCCAAGCATGCCCGGCTGGAGTGGCGTGCCGCTGGTGGCGGAGCTACGGGACTGGCTCGGCTGCCCGGTGCTGGTCGACAACGACGTGAACCTCGCGGTCGTGGCCGAGCGGTGGCGGGGCGAGGCCAGCGACAACCTGCTGTTCGTGTACTGGGGCGAGCGGATCGGCTCCGGCATCGTCATCGACGGCAAGCCCTACCGCGGCGCGTCATCGGCGGCGGGCGAACTCGGGTTCATCGACCTGGTCACCCCGATCGACACCGAGCCCCCGAACGTCGGCGACGGACTCGGCGCGTTCGAACGCCTTGTCGCAGCCGGTGCCATCCTGCGTGAGGCGATGTCCCGCTGCGAGGCACCGCTGCGCGACCGGCTCGCGGGTGGGGACCTCGCCCCGCTGTTCGAGGCCGCGGCGGCGGGCTCGGCAACGGCGATGGCCGTGGTCGACACCATCGCCGCCCGCTTCGCCCGCGGCCTGGCCACCCAGATCCTCATCCTCGACCCGGAACGAGTCATCATCGGCGGCGGCGTCTCCCGCGCGGGCGACACCCTCTTCGACGCGGTCCGCACCCACCTGGGCCGCCTGCTGCTCGTGCCCGTCGACCTGCGCGCCTCGACCCTGCGCGAGAACGGCGTCGTCCTCGGCGCGATCAGGATGGCACTGGACGCTGCGGAGGACCGCATGTCCGCGTTGCTCTGA
- a CDS encoding RNA polymerase sigma factor, translating to MAVTMEATPDLGASVEDFETWVRPHVPAMARLAARLAPDGDRDDVVQEALARAWAKRHQFDAARGAPSSWLLAITADQAAKARRRAAGRLRAVPAPPEAAADPELDLDWALDRLTARQRLAVDCVYYVGLTVAETAAVMGCSDGTVKSTLSDARTKLRTLLEVAR from the coding sequence ATGGCAGTGACGATGGAAGCCACGCCGGACCTGGGGGCGTCAGTGGAGGACTTCGAGACGTGGGTGCGCCCGCACGTGCCCGCGATGGCACGGCTGGCCGCCCGGCTGGCACCCGACGGCGACCGCGACGACGTCGTCCAGGAGGCGCTGGCCCGCGCCTGGGCCAAACGCCACCAGTTCGACGCGGCGCGCGGGGCGCCGTCGTCCTGGCTGCTCGCGATCACCGCCGACCAGGCCGCCAAGGCCAGACGCCGGGCCGCGGGCAGGCTGCGCGCGGTGCCCGCCCCACCCGAGGCGGCGGCCGACCCCGAACTCGACCTGGACTGGGCACTCGACCGGCTGACCGCCCGGCAGCGACTGGCCGTCGACTGCGTCTACTACGTCGGCCTGACCGTCGCCGAGACCGCCGCGGTCATGGGCTGCTCGGACGGCACGGTCAAATCCACCCTCTCCGACGCCCGCACCAAACTGCGCACTTTGCTGGAGGTAGCCCGATGA